In Halogeometricum sp. S1BR25-6, a single genomic region encodes these proteins:
- a CDS encoding SLC13 family permease → MVTITPSIVVVSAVILLALVFFATEPVPVDVTALGVMVTLMLAQPASEWLVTWGLLSEPVLLFDPYPQQALSGFASTATLTVLAMFILSEGVQRTGIVQMLGAKIASFTGDSESRQLGATIGVVGPISGFINNTAAVAILLPMVTDLAERGGTSPSKLLLPLSYASMFGGMLTLIGTSTNILASDLSGRLIGRTFTMFEFTQLGLTVSVVGTVYLLTVGKWLTPERIKPERDLTEEFEMSDYLTEVVVREDSPLVGQQVQRALVETEFDVDLIQLIRGGEVFLEPLGPKEIQSGDVFALRTDRDTLVELLDVEGLDPVPVTVGEAELEAGESGQNLVEVVVAPGSSLVGESLASASFRQRYDATVLALRRGGELVRRRMDNISLRVGDTLLVQATTESVERLDTNRDFIVAQEVHRHDYREEKIPVAIGIVAAVVALAALNVVPIVVSALAGALAMVATRCLRPPELYDAVQWDVIFLLAGVIPLGIAMENSGAAALLAEFVVLTGDFLPLVGVLGVFYLVTALLTNVVSNNASVVLMVPVAVEAAETLGANAFAFILAVTFAASTAFMTPVGYQTNLFVYGPGGYRFTDYLRVGAPLQLLFAVVTTVGIAAWWGLTPPA, encoded by the coding sequence GTGGTAACGATAACGCCGAGCATCGTCGTCGTCTCCGCGGTCATCCTTCTCGCGCTGGTGTTCTTCGCCACCGAACCGGTCCCGGTGGACGTCACCGCGCTGGGGGTGATGGTGACGCTGATGCTCGCGCAACCGGCCTCCGAGTGGCTGGTGACGTGGGGCCTCCTCTCCGAACCGGTTCTCCTCTTCGACCCCTATCCCCAGCAGGCGCTCTCCGGGTTCGCCAGCACGGCGACGCTGACGGTGCTGGCGATGTTCATCCTGAGCGAGGGAGTCCAGCGAACCGGCATCGTCCAGATGCTCGGCGCGAAGATAGCGTCGTTCACCGGCGACAGCGAGTCCCGACAGTTGGGCGCGACCATCGGTGTCGTCGGCCCCATCTCGGGGTTCATCAACAACACCGCCGCCGTCGCCATCCTCCTGCCGATGGTGACCGACCTCGCCGAACGCGGCGGTACCTCGCCGTCGAAACTCCTCCTGCCGCTCTCGTACGCCTCGATGTTCGGCGGGATGCTCACGCTCATCGGCACCTCGACGAACATCCTCGCCTCGGACCTCTCGGGCCGTCTCATCGGCCGAACGTTCACGATGTTCGAGTTCACGCAGTTGGGGTTGACCGTGAGCGTCGTCGGTACCGTCTATCTGCTCACCGTGGGGAAGTGGCTCACGCCCGAGCGCATCAAGCCCGAACGCGACCTGACCGAGGAGTTCGAGATGAGCGACTACCTCACCGAAGTCGTCGTTCGCGAGGACTCGCCGCTGGTGGGCCAGCAGGTCCAGCGAGCGCTCGTGGAGACGGAGTTCGACGTGGACCTCATCCAACTCATCCGCGGCGGCGAGGTGTTCCTCGAACCGCTCGGCCCGAAGGAGATCCAGTCCGGCGACGTGTTCGCACTTCGAACCGACCGCGACACGCTCGTCGAACTGCTCGACGTGGAGGGGTTAGACCCCGTTCCGGTCACCGTCGGCGAGGCCGAACTGGAGGCGGGCGAGTCCGGACAGAACCTCGTGGAAGTCGTCGTCGCGCCGGGTTCGTCGCTCGTCGGCGAGTCGCTGGCCTCGGCGAGTTTCCGCCAGCGATACGACGCCACCGTCCTCGCCCTGCGCCGCGGCGGGGAACTCGTCCGTCGGCGGATGGACAACATCTCGCTCCGGGTCGGCGACACGCTCCTCGTGCAGGCGACGACCGAGAGCGTCGAACGCCTCGACACCAACCGCGATTTCATCGTCGCCCAGGAGGTCCACCGGCACGACTATCGCGAGGAGAAGATACCCGTCGCCATCGGCATCGTCGCCGCGGTCGTCGCCCTCGCGGCGCTGAACGTCGTCCCCATCGTCGTCTCCGCCCTCGCCGGCGCGCTGGCGATGGTCGCGACGCGCTGTCTCCGCCCGCCGGAACTGTACGACGCCGTCCAGTGGGACGTCATCTTCCTCCTCGCGGGCGTCATCCCCCTCGGCATCGCCATGGAGAACTCCGGGGCGGCGGCGCTGCTCGCTGAGTTCGTCGTGCTGACGGGTGATTTTCTCCCCCTCGTCGGCGTCCTCGGAGTGTTCTACCTCGTCACCGCCCTGCTGACGAACGTCGTCTCGAACAACGCGAGCGTCGTCCTCATGGTTCCCGTCGCCGTCGAGGCGGCGGAGACGCTCGGCGCGAACGCGTTCGCGTTCATCCTCGCGGTGACGTTCGCGGCGTCGACGGCGTTCATGACGCCCGTCGGCTACCAGACGAACCTCTTCGTCTACGGCCCCGGCGGCTACCGCTTCACGGACTACCTGCGAGTCGGTGCCCCCCTGCAACTGCTGTTCGCGGTGGTGACGACGGTCGGAATCGCCGCGTGGTGGGGTCTCACGCCGCCCGCGTGA
- a CDS encoding cupin domain-containing protein, translated as MSESQPKPVVKRAEDVEYEAVGAADGMSKGVLLDASDGAPNFAIRRFALDAGASVPKHTNEVEHEQYVLSGTYTVGIDDEEYEVSEGDSLLIPAGVVHWYRNEGDEEGSFLCAVPNGDDAIQVLDEE; from the coding sequence ATGAGCGAATCCCAACCGAAACCGGTCGTCAAGCGCGCCGAAGACGTGGAGTACGAGGCCGTCGGGGCCGCCGACGGGATGTCCAAGGGCGTCCTCCTCGACGCCTCCGACGGCGCGCCGAACTTCGCGATTCGACGGTTCGCCCTCGACGCGGGCGCGTCCGTCCCGAAGCACACGAACGAGGTCGAACACGAGCAGTACGTCCTCTCGGGGACGTACACCGTCGGCATCGACGATGAGGAGTACGAGGTGTCGGAAGGCGACTCCCTTCTCATCCCGGCGGGCGTCGTCCACTGGTACCGAAACGAGGGCGACGAGGAGGGAAGCTTCCTCTGCGCCGTCCCGAACGGCGACGACGCGATTCAGGTGCTGGACGAGGAGTAG
- a CDS encoding competence/damage-inducible protein A, with protein sequence MNVAIVTVGNELLAGDIENTNATWLARELTERGAEVGRVLTVPDVESVIAETVREWAAAFDAVLVTGGLGGTPDDLTMDGVAAGLDRELEVNPVAAADVEATIERILERRPDIDFDLEVPWYASMPAGATSVPNPEGLAPGCVAENVYVLPGIPEEMRAVFGNVADDFGGTVATKTFYTPEPEGAMADPLAEAATRFNIRVGSYPNREGTRTRIKLTATDPSVLAEASSWLVENAGRELVEAGTEIDEEGVEGAK encoded by the coding sequence ATGAACGTCGCCATCGTGACCGTCGGCAACGAACTGCTCGCCGGCGACATCGAGAACACCAACGCGACGTGGTTGGCGCGCGAACTGACCGAACGCGGCGCGGAGGTGGGTCGCGTGCTCACGGTCCCCGACGTGGAGTCCGTCATCGCCGAGACGGTCCGCGAGTGGGCGGCGGCGTTCGACGCCGTCCTCGTCACCGGCGGCCTCGGCGGGACGCCGGACGACCTGACGATGGACGGCGTCGCCGCCGGACTCGACCGCGAGTTGGAGGTGAACCCCGTCGCCGCCGCCGACGTGGAGGCGACCATCGAGCGAATCCTCGAACGCCGACCCGACATCGACTTCGACCTCGAAGTGCCGTGGTACGCCTCCATGCCCGCGGGAGCGACGTCGGTTCCGAACCCCGAGGGTCTCGCACCGGGGTGCGTCGCCGAGAACGTCTACGTCCTCCCCGGCATCCCCGAGGAGATGCGGGCCGTCTTCGGCAACGTCGCCGACGACTTCGGCGGCACCGTGGCGACGAAGACGTTCTACACGCCCGAACCGGAGGGCGCGATGGCCGACCCCCTCGCGGAGGCGGCGACGCGCTTCAACATCCGGGTCGGCAGTTACCCCAACCGCGAGGGGACCCGAACGCGCATCAAACTCACCGCGACGGACCCGTCGGTGCTGGCCGAGGCGTCGTCGTGGCTGGTCGAGAACGCGGGTCGGGAGTTGGTCGAGGCCGGGACCGAAATCGACGAAGAAGGCGTCGAGGGCGCGAAGTAG
- a CDS encoding DUF7331 family protein — MKTPTNSADEGETNGEYQYIEYESDDETVVVIQDHDNESAWIQSTVSIPIEP, encoded by the coding sequence ATGAAGACACCAACAAACTCGGCAGACGAGGGGGAAACGAACGGGGAGTATCAGTACATCGAGTACGAGTCTGACGACGAAACGGTCGTCGTCATCCAGGACCACGACAACGAAAGCGCGTGGATCCAGTCGACCGTCTCGATTCCGATCGAACCCTAA
- a CDS encoding glycoside hydrolase family 127 protein, producing MSLLPSEDRPTPVPLADVSIDDEFWNGRLATNRETTIEHQYDRLGERCLPNFRRVRDGETGGFRGMCFEDSDAYKWLEAASYVLANRDDPDLRERVDELVDLIAAAQDENGYLNTYHQLEFDDERWTNVRNLHELYCAGHLIEAAVAHYRATGERSLLTVATEFADHVDRVFGTGEGELDAAPGHEEIELALVKLHRATDEERYLELARYFVDARGTTGRFEWETDHAGELPGGEEWHTGSEYDPTYYQTHAPVRDQETVDGHAVRAMYLFCGAADVAGETDDEGLLDALVGLWRNMTERRMYVTGGIGSTADGERFTEDYDLPNRTAYAETCAAVGSVFWNRRLFRLTGEGRFYDVLERALYNGALAGTSLDGTAFFYENPLESLGHHHRKGWFACACCPPNLTRLLASLGEYVYATTDGGVYVNLYVGSETEVTVAGETVSVTQRTDYPWEGSVDLEVGVDSPVEAALHLRVPEWCADARLSVNGERVEGEADDGYRTLDRTWRDGDSVELALDLPVRRMMAHPDLPDDAGRLALQRGPLVYCVEETDVDVPPSRLRMDSENSLDARWDEDLLDGVVALEGETRVAGTEGWDGRLYREWEEHREEKRVTAVPYYGWDNREEGRMAVWLPTR from the coding sequence GTGTCACTCCTTCCCTCGGAAGACCGACCGACCCCGGTCCCCCTCGCGGACGTGTCCATCGACGACGAGTTCTGGAACGGGCGGTTGGCGACGAATCGCGAGACGACCATCGAACATCAGTACGACCGACTCGGAGAGCGCTGCCTCCCGAACTTCCGGCGCGTCCGCGACGGAGAGACCGGCGGCTTCCGGGGGATGTGCTTCGAGGACTCGGACGCCTACAAGTGGCTCGAAGCCGCGAGCTACGTCCTCGCGAACCGCGACGACCCGGACCTGAGAGAACGGGTAGACGAACTCGTCGACCTGATAGCGGCCGCTCAGGACGAGAACGGCTATCTGAACACGTACCACCAACTCGAGTTCGACGACGAGCGCTGGACCAACGTTCGGAACCTCCACGAACTCTACTGTGCGGGGCATCTCATCGAGGCGGCCGTCGCGCACTACCGCGCGACCGGCGAGCGCTCGCTGCTGACGGTCGCCACGGAGTTCGCCGACCACGTCGACCGGGTCTTCGGGACCGGCGAGGGCGAACTCGACGCGGCGCCGGGGCACGAAGAGATCGAACTCGCGCTGGTGAAACTCCACCGCGCGACCGACGAGGAGCGCTATCTCGAGTTGGCGAGGTACTTCGTCGACGCGCGGGGCACGACCGGGCGCTTCGAGTGGGAGACCGACCACGCCGGGGAACTCCCGGGCGGCGAGGAGTGGCACACCGGGTCGGAGTACGACCCGACCTACTACCAGACGCACGCGCCGGTGCGCGACCAGGAGACCGTCGACGGTCACGCGGTCCGCGCGATGTACCTCTTCTGCGGCGCCGCCGACGTGGCCGGCGAGACGGACGACGAGGGTCTGCTCGACGCCCTGGTGGGACTCTGGCGCAACATGACCGAGCGGCGGATGTACGTCACCGGCGGCATCGGGTCGACGGCGGACGGCGAGCGCTTCACCGAGGACTACGACCTCCCGAACCGGACGGCGTACGCCGAGACCTGCGCGGCCGTCGGCAGCGTCTTCTGGAACCGCCGGCTGTTCCGTCTGACCGGCGAGGGGCGCTTCTACGACGTCCTCGAACGGGCGCTGTACAACGGCGCGCTCGCCGGAACCTCGCTCGACGGCACCGCGTTCTTCTACGAGAACCCGCTCGAGAGCCTGGGCCACCACCACCGGAAGGGCTGGTTCGCCTGCGCGTGCTGTCCACCGAACCTGACCCGCCTGCTGGCGTCGCTCGGCGAGTACGTCTACGCGACGACCGACGGCGGGGTCTACGTGAACCTCTACGTCGGCAGCGAAACCGAGGTCACGGTGGCGGGTGAAACCGTGTCGGTGACTCAGCGGACCGACTACCCGTGGGAGGGCTCCGTCGACCTCGAAGTCGGAGTGGATTCGCCCGTCGAGGCGGCGCTACACCTCCGCGTCCCCGAATGGTGCGCCGACGCCCGACTCAGCGTGAACGGCGAGCGAGTCGAGGGCGAGGCCGACGACGGCTACCGCACCCTCGACCGGACGTGGCGCGACGGCGACAGCGTCGAACTCGCCCTCGACCTCCCCGTCCGACGGATGATGGCCCATCCGGACCTCCCCGACGACGCCGGGCGCCTCGCCCTCCAACGCGGCCCGCTCGTGTACTGCGTCGAGGAGACGGACGTCGATGTCCCGCCGTCGCGTCTGCGGATGGACTCCGAGAACTCCCTCGACGCCCGCTGGGACGAGGACCTGCTGGACGGGGTGGTCGCGCTCGAAGGTGAAACCCGCGTCGCCGGCACCGAGGGCTGGGACGGTCGTCTGTACCGGGAGTGGGAGGAGCACCGAGAGGAGAAACGAGTCACCGCGGTTCCGTACTACGGGTGGGACAACCGCGAGGAGGGGCGGATGGCGGTCTGGCTTCCGACGAGGTAG
- a CDS encoding nucleotidyltransferase domain-containing protein has translation MTGKSGKSPEEIAEITGGDIEEIRAAFESVRIIRAPENTDTEDIATHVRSIAARNDLTLDKVIVYGSVARQEATSESDVDLVVVSADFVDVGFHERAGGIYWEWDTDRYPVPDLIALTPEEFEQRRMREGDVVQIAAQQGLHF, from the coding sequence ATGACTGGAAAGAGTGGGAAGAGCCCTGAAGAGATAGCTGAGATTACTGGCGGAGATATCGAGGAGATTCGCGCAGCGTTTGAGTCTGTCCGGATAATTCGAGCTCCGGAAAATACGGATACTGAGGACATTGCAACCCATGTCCGCTCAATAGCCGCTCGGAACGACCTGACTCTCGACAAGGTCATTGTCTACGGCTCGGTCGCTCGGCAGGAGGCAACTTCTGAGAGCGATGTTGACCTCGTCGTTGTCTCTGCTGACTTTGTTGATGTGGGTTTTCACGAGCGCGCAGGCGGCATCTACTGGGAATGGGATACTGACCGCTATCCGGTTCCGGACCTTATCGCACTGACGCCGGAAGAATTCGAGCAACGGAGGATGCGGGAAGGAGATGTGGTTCAAATTGCCGCTCAACAGGGACTACACTTCTGA
- a CDS encoding carotenoid oxygenase family protein: protein MNRWSLGLRTQPETVADAELRVEGTLPGWLDGSFVLNGPGRFDVDGRPFAYWFDPFAMLRLLDVSGPDGTVRYTNRYVDSQDYRWALDRGGVRTAFPGTPPDRSPLVRFGQLLTGRFTDNTSIGTVRVGGEWVAVTESPWGHVIDPETLETGERIDLTRGLPVDATLGHVHADPETDDFWGLGLSYGPKTGYVVFKRPANTRVPTMVAHLPFRDIPYVHSFSLTERYVVVPAVPYGPNPVSLLAGSLFDSTTFIESFERRDDPTRFHVVDRRTGDVVATPETDPLFVYHHANAFEDGDEVVVDAVVYPDDRAITGLYLDNLRSGDPDVPPGRLVRFRLPLDGRDAVSSELLHDGPVEFPTINYPGYNGRPYRYVYLAEMNDGPFPTGLLKFDLETRTETAWTPAAADGGDAYPSEATFVPRPDGTGEDDGVLLTLMLDPAAERSVLVVVDAETMTELTRATLPHWTPYPFHGQFYDRENPTRTMH from the coding sequence ATGAACCGGTGGTCACTCGGTCTGCGCACTCAACCGGAGACGGTAGCCGACGCCGAGTTACGAGTCGAGGGGACACTTCCCGGGTGGTTGGATGGGTCGTTCGTTCTGAACGGTCCGGGGCGGTTTGACGTCGACGGTCGGCCGTTCGCGTACTGGTTCGACCCGTTCGCGATGCTCCGACTGCTCGACGTGAGCGGTCCCGACGGAACCGTGCGCTACACCAACCGGTACGTCGACTCGCAGGACTATCGGTGGGCGCTCGACCGCGGCGGCGTCCGCACCGCGTTCCCGGGCACGCCCCCCGACCGGTCCCCGCTCGTTCGCTTCGGCCAACTGCTGACCGGGCGGTTCACCGACAACACCTCCATCGGCACCGTCCGCGTCGGGGGCGAGTGGGTGGCCGTCACCGAATCCCCGTGGGGGCACGTCATCGACCCCGAGACGCTGGAGACGGGCGAGCGTATCGACCTCACGCGCGGCCTCCCCGTCGACGCGACGCTCGGGCACGTCCACGCCGACCCCGAGACCGACGATTTCTGGGGACTCGGACTCTCCTACGGGCCGAAGACGGGGTACGTGGTGTTCAAGCGTCCCGCGAACACGCGCGTCCCGACGATGGTCGCGCACCTGCCGTTCCGGGACATCCCCTACGTCCACTCGTTCTCGCTGACGGAGCGGTACGTCGTGGTTCCGGCCGTTCCGTACGGTCCGAACCCCGTCTCCCTCCTCGCCGGGTCGCTGTTCGACTCGACGACGTTCATCGAATCCTTCGAACGGCGCGACGACCCGACCCGCTTTCACGTCGTCGACAGACGGACGGGGGACGTCGTCGCGACGCCCGAGACGGACCCGCTCTTCGTCTACCACCACGCCAACGCCTTCGAGGACGGCGACGAGGTGGTCGTCGACGCCGTCGTCTACCCCGACGACCGGGCGATAACCGGTCTCTACCTCGACAACCTCCGCTCGGGCGACCCGGACGTTCCTCCGGGCCGTCTGGTCCGCTTTCGACTCCCGTTGGACGGGCGAGACGCCGTCTCCAGCGAGTTGCTCCACGACGGCCCCGTTGAGTTCCCCACTATCAACTACCCCGGCTACAACGGCCGCCCCTACCGCTACGTCTACCTCGCGGAGATGAACGACGGGCCGTTCCCCACAGGACTCCTGAAGTTCGACCTCGAGACGCGGACGGAGACGGCGTGGACGCCCGCGGCCGCCGACGGCGGCGACGCCTATCCCAGCGAGGCGACGTTCGTCCCTCGCCCCGACGGGACCGGTGAGGACGACGGCGTCCTGTTGACGCTGATGCTCGACCCGGCGGCCGAGCGGTCGGTGCTCGTCGTGGTGGACGCCGAGACGATGACCGAACTGACGCGGGCGACGCTCCCGCACTGGACGCCGTACCCCTTCCACGGGCAGTTCTACGACCGCGAGAACCCGACGCGGACGATGCACTGA
- a CDS encoding M50 family metallopeptidase — protein sequence MRGIRIGRVFGIPIQLNLTFLLVLPLFAWLIGSDVGQLVEVLNQFARAPIDAAPLTEGSMQWILGTAAALGLFVCVLLHEFGHSLVAMRYGYEIESITLWLLGGVASFVEMPEDWKQEFVIALAGPLVSVAVGALSLVGFLALPASQGPVKFVLGYLALTNVMLAAFNMLPGFPMDGGRVLRALLARTRSHARATQLAAEVGKAFAFLLGIVGLFTFQLLLVALAFFIYMGASSEAQQTVMKAAFEDVTVRDIMTDRDRLDVVDVRTSVAELLDRMFRERHTGYPVLKNGHLAGMVTLNDARSVNEVERDAYLVGDVMSDELTTIGPDAGAMDAITVMQANGVGRLPVVDESGELVGLISRSDLVTALNIIQSRGSLPAVRRGDQTEVVDPR from the coding sequence ATGCGCGGAATCCGCATCGGACGCGTCTTCGGCATCCCGATTCAGCTGAATCTCACGTTCTTGCTCGTTCTCCCGCTGTTCGCGTGGCTCATCGGCTCCGACGTGGGCCAACTCGTCGAGGTTCTGAACCAGTTCGCGCGCGCGCCAATCGACGCCGCACCGCTCACCGAGGGGTCGATGCAGTGGATTCTCGGCACCGCCGCGGCGCTCGGACTGTTCGTCTGCGTTCTCCTCCACGAGTTCGGCCACTCGCTGGTGGCGATGCGCTACGGCTACGAGATAGAGTCCATCACGCTGTGGCTTCTCGGCGGCGTCGCCAGCTTCGTGGAGATGCCGGAGGACTGGAAACAGGAGTTCGTCATCGCCCTCGCGGGACCCCTCGTGAGCGTCGCCGTCGGCGCGCTCTCACTCGTCGGGTTTCTCGCGCTTCCCGCCTCGCAGGGGCCCGTGAAGTTCGTCCTCGGCTACCTCGCGCTGACGAACGTCATGCTAGCGGCGTTCAACATGCTCCCCGGCTTCCCGATGGACGGCGGGCGCGTCCTCCGGGCGCTCCTCGCCCGCACCCGCTCGCACGCGCGAGCGACGCAACTCGCCGCCGAGGTGGGCAAGGCGTTCGCGTTCCTCCTCGGCATCGTCGGTCTGTTCACCTTCCAACTCCTGCTCGTCGCCCTCGCCTTCTTCATCTACATGGGCGCCTCCTCGGAGGCCCAGCAGACGGTGATGAAGGCCGCCTTCGAGGACGTGACTGTCCGGGACATCATGACCGACCGGGACCGACTCGACGTCGTCGACGTGCGGACGAGCGTCGCGGAACTGCTCGACCGGATGTTCCGCGAGCGACACACCGGCTATCCGGTGCTGAAGAACGGTCATCTCGCGGGAATGGTGACGCTCAACGACGCTCGGTCGGTGAACGAGGTCGAACGCGACGCCTACCTCGTCGGGGACGTGATGTCGGACGAACTCACCACCATCGGCCCCGACGCGGGCGCGATGGACGCCATCACGGTCATGCAGGCGAACGGCGTCGGCCGACTCCCCGTCGTCGACGAGAGCGGCGAACTCGTCGGACTCATCTCGCGCTCCGACCTCGTCACCGCGCTCAACATCATCCAGTCGCGCGGGTCGCTCCCGGCGGTCCGACGCGGCGACCAGACCGAGGTGGTCGACCCCCGGTAA
- a CDS encoding DEAD/DEAH box helicase: protein MSKQVGRVDTLFVHETNDDFLVVVQRDGERVFRAVLELKETSAGPRPAKFRVKRGSSDEPRDPSQFVELARRAERIRISQQTTKRRRDEFREMLEGYQLEALVVRTCRFCASNGRYSPITEETAIQADNEQICPDCAKRELERELDFSGTGTMTQAAQERLESLLLETQDLGRISNLLKGGLDPDLTKFDTVSATTDDVDLVSTSTLDLNPKLQSMVEGRFDTLLPVQSLAVDNGLFDGRDQLVVSATATGKTLVGELAGVNRALEGQGKMLFLVPLVALANQKHEDFEERYGDDLNVTIRVGASRINDDGNRFDPNADIIVGTYEGIDHALRTGKDLGDIATVVIDEVHTLKEDERGHRLDGMISRLKHYCEERRERRSNYGGAQYVYLSATVGNPETLARKLRSTLIEFEERPVPIERHVTFADGREKPDIINKLVRREFDTKSSKGYRGQTIVFTNSRRRCHEISRKLEYDAAPYHAGLDYRRRKQVERQFGNQDLAAVVTTAALAAGVDFPASQVVFDTLAMGIEWLSVQEFEQMLGRAGRPDYHDKGTVYLLVEPDASYHNSMEMTEDEVAFKLLKGEMEDVITVYDESAAAEETLANITVAGKKAKRLNDRMLGDVPTKHAVGKLLEWKFIDGFEPTPLGRAVCRHFLAPRDAFRILDGIRGGLSPYDVVAEMELADEEL, encoded by the coding sequence GTGTCTAAACAGGTCGGCCGCGTCGACACGCTATTCGTCCACGAGACGAACGACGACTTCCTCGTCGTCGTCCAACGGGACGGAGAGCGCGTCTTCCGCGCCGTGCTCGAACTGAAGGAGACGAGCGCCGGCCCCCGCCCCGCGAAGTTCCGCGTCAAGCGCGGGTCGTCGGACGAACCCCGAGACCCGAGCCAGTTCGTCGAACTGGCCCGGAGAGCCGAGCGAATCCGCATCTCACAGCAAACGACCAAGCGCCGTCGCGACGAGTTTCGCGAGATGCTGGAGGGCTACCAGTTGGAGGCCCTCGTCGTGCGCACCTGTCGGTTCTGCGCCTCGAACGGGCGCTACTCGCCCATCACCGAGGAGACGGCCATCCAGGCGGACAACGAACAGATCTGTCCGGACTGCGCGAAGCGTGAACTGGAACGGGAACTCGACTTCTCCGGGACGGGCACGATGACGCAGGCGGCGCAGGAGCGACTCGAATCCCTGCTCCTGGAGACGCAGGACCTCGGCCGCATCTCGAACCTCCTGAAAGGGGGCTTGGACCCCGACCTCACGAAGTTCGACACCGTCTCCGCGACGACGGACGACGTGGACTTGGTCTCCACCTCGACGCTCGACCTGAACCCGAAACTGCAGTCGATGGTGGAGGGCCGCTTCGACACCCTGCTCCCCGTGCAGTCGCTCGCCGTCGACAACGGCCTGTTCGACGGCCGCGACCAACTCGTCGTGTCGGCGACGGCGACGGGGAAGACGCTCGTCGGCGAACTCGCGGGCGTGAACCGCGCGCTGGAGGGACAGGGGAAGATGCTCTTCTTGGTTCCCCTCGTCGCTCTCGCCAACCAGAAGCACGAGGACTTCGAGGAGCGCTACGGCGACGACCTGAACGTCACCATCCGCGTCGGCGCCTCCCGCATCAACGACGACGGCAACCGATTCGACCCGAACGCCGACATCATCGTCGGTACCTACGAGGGCATCGACCACGCCCTGCGGACGGGCAAGGACCTCGGCGACATCGCCACCGTCGTCATCGACGAGGTGCACACGCTCAAAGAGGACGAACGCGGCCACCGTCTCGACGGGATGATCTCCCGACTGAAGCACTACTGCGAGGAGCGACGGGAGCGACGGAGCAACTACGGGGGTGCGCAGTACGTCTATCTCTCCGCGACGGTCGGAAACCCCGAGACGCTGGCGCGGAAGCTTCGGTCGACGCTCATCGAGTTCGAGGAGCGACCCGTCCCCATCGAACGCCACGTCACGTTTGCCGACGGCCGGGAGAAGCCCGACATCATCAACAAACTCGTCAGACGGGAGTTCGACACGAAGTCCTCGAAGGGGTATCGGGGGCAGACCATCGTGTTCACGAACTCCCGCCGGCGATGCCACGAAATTTCGAGAAAGCTGGAGTACGACGCCGCGCCGTACCACGCCGGCCTCGACTACCGCCGCCGCAAGCAGGTCGAACGGCAGTTCGGCAATCAGGATTTGGCTGCAGTTGTCACCACCGCAGCGCTGGCCGCCGGCGTCGACTTCCCCGCCTCGCAGGTGGTGTTCGACACGCTGGCGATGGGTATCGAGTGGCTCTCGGTTCAGGAGTTCGAGCAGATGCTCGGCCGGGCGGGGCGACCCGACTACCACGACAAGGGGACGGTGTACCTCCTCGTCGAACCCGACGCCTCCTACCACAACTCGATGGAGATGACCGAAGACGAGGTGGCGTTCAAACTCCTGAAAGGGGAGATGGAGGACGTCATCACCGTCTACGACGAGTCCGCCGCCGCCGAGGAGACGCTGGCGAACATCACCGTGGCGGGCAAGAAGGCCAAGCGCCTGAACGACCGGATGCTCGGCGATGTGCCGACGAAGCACGCCGTCGGGAAACTCTTAGAGTGGAAGTTCATCGACGGCTTCGAACCGACCCCCCTCGGCCGCGCCGTCTGCCGGCACTTCCTCGCGCCGCGGGACGCCTTCCGCATCCTCGACGGCATCCGCGGCGGTCTGAGTCCGTACGACGTCGTCGCCGAGATGGAACTGGCCGACGAGGAGTTGTAG